The sequence CATCACCAAACCTCCTCCAGAATATCGGACCAGCACCAAACAACCAAACCACCTCAGGATCACCATCGAAAAATCGATTCACAATCGGAACACCGCTAGAACGCTATCGACAGCCAACGTACCGCAAAACAACCACCGGGAAACGGGCTGTCAGACCACTGCCCACCAGACCATCATACCACCACCGGAATAACGAACCAATATTGGACCACCACCGAACCACCACCAGACCAATAGATTACCACCGAAAACCGAACTACCACTGGACCACTATCGGACATCCATGCGGCCAGTAGATCAATAGACCGCTACCGGACCGCCACCAGACCATAACACAACCACCGGACCGCAGAACTAGCACCAGACCATTATCGTACAACTAGATTGTTGGACCACCACCAGACTACTGGATCACATTCGGACCAACAGACCGCTACCAAACCAACAGAGAGCCACTAGACCAACATACTACCACCAGATCACCGAACCACCACTGGACCTCCATCAGACCACCACTACACCACCGGGCCACCACCGAACCTCCGGACTACCAGACATCCTACCACCAACGAACCATCACCGGACTACCAGACCtttcaaattaatattattattaatgatatatacaaatataaataaatttaatttcGCGAATTCGCAGGGTGTTCGCTAGTGGATTATAATAATAACTCAACAcaacataaatacataaatatatgtgCATGACATCATCATGACGTcagtaaaaatatatgtatatatcaccAACATGACAGGTTGAAccgtaaaaataatataaaatactaATGCCTATTAGTATATGAGTGTAATGTAATGTgcataatttatattatattttagagCATTATTTGCTTATAAAAAAAAGAGCTCAAGTCCCTTTCAGTGATAAGTGATTCTAATTGTCCAAGGTTTTACCCCAAATGAATATCCACATTCTGTTTCCTATAAGTTTGGAGTATATTTTGCATGATATTCATAAACTACAACTCATACTTCAAAACGACAACTTTCTTGCACAAGATATGGCAAGCTCAAATTCCTTCAACTTTGTGGCACAAAATATTGTCCTAATATTACTTCTCTTCAGTTCCTGCATCACTTTCATCTCTGCCGACGAAAACACAAACGTTGAATTCGTAAGATCATCATGTAATTTGACAACTTATCCTACACTATGCTTTAACTCACTCTCAACTAAAGCAAATGCTATCCAATCAAGTCCTAAGTTACTAGTCCAAACCGCTCTATCAGTCACACTTGACACGACAAAATCCACCTCGTCTTCAattgttaaattgtcaaaagttcaTAACACGACTCAAATGGAGGTTTCTGCTTTGAAAGACTGCATTGAAATGCTTAGTAATTCTGCAGACGAATTGAAAAGATCACTTGATGAGATGAAGCATCCGGGTTCAGAAGATCACGCGTTAGTGATGAGCGACATACAAACATGGGTCAGTGCAGCCATAACGGATGAAGATACATGTACTGATGGGTTTGTGGATGACCCAAAGATGATAAATGTGGTAGGCGGAAAGATTGTAAATGTTGCACACTTAATCAGCAATGCTTTGGCTTTGATCAACAATTACGCTTCTCTACCCGAGTAACAACAACAACCAAAAAACTCAATCTCACAAAAGTGGGGTATGagaaggtaagatgtagacaataatTCTCCTTTCCTAGAATAAAAAAATCAGATGCCTAATAAGGAGAAGTGAAGATTTCAGTACTATTGGATTGAGTTGCAGAATTAGTCTTGGTTCCTTGTTATTGTTGATGTGTGATTGTTTTGATATAATGTTATTATCCTTAAATGCAAAAATCATGTGTAATCGAATGAATAATCTGTTATATATGAATAGTAATTTAAAAAATATTATTGTGTAGATATGGTATAGTTTTTGCAACCCGGGCGTTCACAAAGAACATAAGTTTCTCTGCATCATCATGAGGGTGCGAGGAGTCATGTTTGTCTTTCCGGTGTTCTCTGCTCAAAATCCCTCTAGTCTTTGAGGGAGAAAGAAACTTTGAGAAGTGAGGGAGTAGTTCAGTATCTTTCTCAAAGTCCTcgaaaaataaaatattaattattgttattgttattatttattaatttttagttaacTAAATgacttataaattatatatttaaatcAAAATCGATTTTTAGTTTGCTTTTgaagaataaaaaataaaaataaaacagtaATAATCGATTTTTTAGTCTATTAAttctaactagttttcgaaccttcgtttcgcgccgggggttcggttttcaatgtattttattgtgttaagtttataaattatttcgtggctaacgatcatatcgttgaagcgcaactcgagtcgaactaaaaggtatatcccgtcaaagatttaaatgttattttaaattaacaatatatgtgcatctccgcgtttcgctatggaattgttggcttttaaaaatttaacgcaattaagtCGTTATCTTATATTAACACTTCGTATGATTTAAGAGTAGAAAATTTACCGAGATATATCCAAAAAATtactaaataattaaaaataataataataagacccatatgtgtttgttgttaatagacaaaaatagttacggagcctgcgagtgaaaaatcaacgtgtatgaaaagtaccccaaaaatttagcgttttttaaaaagtatccgttttgcgtatagttagtgacattgtgttcgtaaaattatttcgagtttaacgatggtgtcagaaaaatttaactcgttgcgagtgagaagatatgacccgttgaatatttgagtggagtttatttaagattttttataaaaatggtgatttgacactttaccccctgtctTAGGGGtcaattttaatttttgaacaaagtgtgtggGTGTTTATGGTGAAATGGAATTTAGCTAAAAGGAAGAAAAAAGTGTGAAAAGTTCAAAATACCCTTGGTACTATTCATCATTTTGTCTAATAGATAGTACAGCAATTACTGACTGCAAACAACAATTTTATATTTTAGCACAATTTTGATTTTTGGCCCAATTTATTTTGCCCCaaaataattaataagttataaCCCTCCTTTATTTTTTTCCCACACACACCTTATTTTTCTTTTTAGAGCACAAGGAGTCGAGACACCGAAATTTAACACTGCAGCCAAAACAGGAGAAATCGTTCAGTGTCTAATTTTAGTGTCTAATTtattcatttaatttaatttatttttatacgtttatttattatttattcaaatttagataataaaaataaataaataaataaataaataaatactaaatTCCATTGCATAATTTAAATGAcattacaataaataaataaataaagacctaaattaaaaagtataattaaaaattaaaaaaactcCAACTTAAAGTATAAAAACACAACTTCATACTACTACTCCGTCTCGTATTCTTCATTATTCTTTTGACAATTGGCATCCAGTTTTGTCCACTTGGATGACAACGCATCATTTGTTTGTTCAAATAGTGGTTCCCGAGCATTGTAGTTGTCCATAATTAAATACCAAAACGACGATCCTACAAAAATTAACcgaattataacaattatatatacggATTATATAAtagtataaatttatatatatatatatatatatatatatatatatatatatatatatatatatatataatactttataaaataacaaaatttattaaactatatatatatatatatatatatatatatatatatatatatatataatactttataaaataataaaatttattaaacacacacacacacataaacatatatatatactagtcaATTTGTTTCCACGTTTTGAATCTTCCGAAACATGAACCCAACATTCCGTCAAACGTAACTCATCGTGCTCGGTCCACGCATTAACCACGACTCCACTACATTTTGCCTTCGGTTTCTTGCTCGGTTCTTCTACAACGACCTTCCCTTTTCCGTTAGCTCGAACACGTTGAGATGTTGGTGTTGGAACTTCGTCTTGAAACAATTGCGGGTTCGAATCGCTTCTTTCACGAATAACTTTCCAAGCCTCAGATTGTTCCATGTCTTCCGGACTCATTAATTCGGTTTGTGGGACTTGGGTTTGATAAGTATATGAATTTTGAAAAGCGTTTTGTGCGGGTGTATATGGACTAGACGGATTCTATTGACTCGAGTATGAATTGGTGGGATTGTATAAATTATTGGGATGGTTTGGATTATTTGGAATGTTGAGATTATTTTGATTGCTagacatttttttatatataagatTAAGTATAGAAATGTAAGATGAAAGATTGAAAGTGTTGCGAAAAATGAGGTAAAATGAGTAGGTTTAAATAGgaaataaatattattaaaaataaataataaataaataaaatttgaaaACTATCCGTTGCCAACAGATCAATTCTCCAGCTGATCAATTTTTCCAATGTCGAATGCTCGACGGTGAAGCCTGACGCCGGCTTTAAACGTCGGTAAAACGCCGAGAGAGAGTCGGTGGTGCCACCGTCACCGGCGTCGGATTTTGGCGACGGCGAAAAAATGCCACAGACTCCCTGTGCTTTTATCATCTTCACGTCTCTTTAAAAAAAACCTACAACATAtataaaaagaagaaagaaaaaaatgaaaaattgAGAGAGAAGATATTGACCAACTGTTATACAATATATTTTAAAAAATTCAAATGCTACATCGGTCCTTTTTCAAAGTTGGATTCTCAACTTTGGCAGCCCAACGCTGACCACGATGCCGGTGCGGATTCATTCGACGATGGGATCCCAACGTCTGTGTGACGTAGACATCGACTCTCAACTCCTAGTGCTCTAGATACTTTTATTGTGATCATATGTAAATTTATCTACATTTTAAGAATTATATTTATGTACCGTACTTATGGGCCCAGTGTCCCGGAACAATACAGTACACCCTTCATCCCTATTTTATTGTgccctagttttttttttttttttttttttttttgatgtctCAAATTTTCTGCTCTTTTCTGCTCTTTCATAAATGGATTAATAAATAAGATAAAGTTTTTTCCCCTAATGCATACATCTACATCAAAATATTAGGCGCCGTTTGGTTCGAGGATTTAAAATCCTAAGGTAATTGAAAAAACCCAGGGTTTGATCAACTGTTTGGTTCGGGGATTTGAAATCTAAAACGTAAAACGTGAAAGGTAATCATAAACAAAAAGTAAACGTAACCGTGACCGTATAACTTAGAcgtataacgtaaaacataaacggCAAACGTAAAACGTAAAACATTAAACGTAAGGTAAAACGAACTTAAACCGCAAAAGTAAAACGTAAATGTGAAACGTAAAGCATAAAACATAAAGCGTAAACGTAAACATAACGTAAACTGTGTAAACTTAAAATGTAATCGTAAACCGTAAAACGTAAACCCTTAAACGTAAAACGCAAACATAACACGTAAACTTAAAACGTAAAACATAAAACGTAAACGTAAACGTAAAGCGTAAATGTTAAGTGTAAAGCGTAAATGATGAGAAACAAAGGATTTGAAAATCATTCATGTATACAAAGGATTTTGAAACCTTTACTCATGAGATTCTAAAATCCTTAGAGATTTGAAATGCTCCAAccaaacataggatttcgtgagtttttGAAAAGCAAATCCCTCAAAATCCTTTGAAATTGCACGAATCAAATGCACTCTTAGTGTATACTAACATGTTACACTATTGCCATCGTATTTGCTCTCAATTTTGTTCTCATTCTAGTGTTCAAGGACACCCATGACAACGTCATTATCCTCACTTTCCCTCAATTTTGGTTCTCACTTTCGTGCTAAAAGAACATTTTTGAGAACTAAAATGTTTTATACATTTAGCTTTAACACTTGTACGTTAGTTTATTTAATTGTACTATATTAGGCATCAGATttttgaggaagtatgtcatggaTGACAAAGATTCAGTTCTTATTCAATTATGGAAGAAAGTTTAAGAAAGTGTTGGCGTGACGCTGATATGACAGTCAATTATCGGAGAAAATTTAGTGATGAACGAGAATGGTCTTAACCACACCAACATGAGAAATTTCATTTATATTTCTGGTTTTATATAATTTCAAAATACCTACAAGATATTAAAAATATCCGTGTGGGCAATATCAATCCAACGAGCTAGAATGTTTCTTtctttccttttattttttttaataaaaaaattaaactcATACACCctaacacaaatttttttttttctttatgaatatatacacattgTCCACTTCTAGACTTAAACTCATAACCTCATAATTATAGAACACTTCAATATCACTAGCGAAATAACCGTTTAGTTAACAAGCTAGAACAAATGAAAATGGTGGGTTCTGCCCATATCTATCAAAGTTTCTTTGGGATTTTTTTGGGTACAATATACAGAGGTTTCTTTCTAATTGGTGTAGGAAATGAGCATGACCTTCGACAATCTGGATATGATCGACTGGGTGGCTAATGAACCCCGTAAGTGACTTAAATaccgccgttaaaaaaaaaaaaaaaaagtatgcaTACTTCTACGATTGAAAGGGAGAACACCTTTCCGAAAAAGACTTCTCTTCAATTCCACGGGTCCAAACTGAACTCATTGCGATGTTTGTGTCATTTCCATATATATAGTCCCTCCAACTTGATACTGTACATATCTTACAAGTTGAAACTATTAATTTACTGTGTGTCAACTTAATCAAGCATGTACAAAATAAATTAGTCTGTGTAAACGAATAAGGTTTAAATGTTTAGACTAGGAAAAGCACTTTTACTCAAATGTACACAGTTAACGGGGTTATCTCAGGATTCTGAATATTTCTTGACTACCTAAAGATATGCACAGAATAAAGTATCAACCTAAAATAAAAGTTTTGAGAGAAGCCGACTAGGTTTCAAAGTAAATGGAGGCTATTAACGGTGATCTTGGTCACCAAGTCACCACCAAGACTTAAGGAACAAGAATTTGTATTTGTGTATTAAATTTATTTCCTTATGTATTTATTTGTATCCATATTTCATTCCTTGTACTTATTATAAATAGTGGAATACAAAACCCAAaaaagtgtgggattttaaccctaaTATGGTATCAGCCCAATCTCCTCTCTAAATCACCTCTTCTCTTTTGTTTCTTAcggccaaaaaaaataaaaatatacttcGTATATCATTAACAGCCGCCAGGCCTTTGTCTTTATTCCACCCATGTGACTTGCTCCATACAATAATATTTATTATTCAAGGTGTAATTCTAGGTTGCATACATCAATTAAATTCGCATGTCATGTGAGCTGCTAATTAATTCGCATATTATTTACATGCATACACTGATCTGTGTATTTTTCTTTTGAGATACAAGTTGCACCAGTATTCAACAAATTCTCGCATCGTCTGTATTTTTTCAT comes from Rutidosis leptorrhynchoides isolate AG116_Rl617_1_P2 chromosome 4, CSIRO_AGI_Rlap_v1, whole genome shotgun sequence and encodes:
- the LOC139840805 gene encoding 21 kDa protein-like, yielding MNIHILFPISLEYILHDIHKLQLILQNDNFLAQDMASSNSFNFVAQNIVLILLLFSSCITFISADENTNVEFVRSSCNLTTYPTLCFNSLSTKANAIQSSPKLLVQTALSVTLDTTKSTSSSIVKLSKVHNTTQMEVSALKDCIEMLSNSADELKRSLDEMKHPGSEDHALVMSDIQTWVSAAITDEDTCTDGFVDDPKMINVVGGKIVNVAHLISNALALINNYASLPE